The following are encoded in a window of Pseudomonas graminis genomic DNA:
- the recJ gene encoding single-stranded-DNA-specific exonuclease RecJ, producing the protein MRIEPRELPDTLPFLGDLPPLLTRLYAARGVASEAELDKGLARLIPYQQLKGIDAAVDLLVTAFQQRQRILIVGDFDADGATASTVGVLGLRLLGAAHVDYLVPNRFEFGYGLTPEIVQVALERQPELLMTVDNGISSVEGVAAAKAAGLQVLVTDHHLPGHELPAADAIVNPNQPGCTFPSKSLAGVGVIFYVLMALRARLRDIGWFEGRAQPNLGELLDLVALGSVADVVPLDANNRILVHQGLMRIRAGRARPGLRAILEVARREASRITSTDLGFIIGPRLNAAGRLDDMSLGIECLLCDDETEAREMAVRLDELNQDRKSIEQGMQREALAQLKDLPLESMPFGLCLFEPEWHQGVIGILASRMKERYHRPTIAFASAGEGVLKGSARSVPGFHIRDALDAVAARHPELISKFGGHAMAAGLSLPEGNFPAFAEAFDTEVRRQLKEEDLTGRLLSDGTLAVEEFHLELARALRNAGPWGQHFPEPLFHGVFQLVEQRVVGERHLKMVLKTECGSVKLEGIAFSVDREVWPNPTVRWVELAYKLDLNEFRGNETVQLMVVHLSPR; encoded by the coding sequence ATGCGCATCGAACCACGCGAGTTACCTGACACCTTGCCTTTTCTTGGCGATCTGCCGCCCTTGCTCACCCGGTTGTACGCAGCACGCGGTGTGGCCTCGGAGGCAGAGCTCGACAAGGGCCTAGCCCGGTTGATCCCCTATCAACAGCTCAAAGGCATCGACGCCGCCGTCGATCTGCTGGTGACGGCCTTTCAGCAGCGTCAGCGCATCCTCATCGTCGGAGACTTCGATGCCGACGGCGCGACGGCCAGCACGGTCGGCGTGTTGGGCCTGCGCCTGCTGGGTGCGGCGCATGTGGACTACCTGGTGCCAAACCGTTTCGAATTCGGTTACGGCCTGACACCGGAAATCGTTCAGGTCGCGCTTGAGCGCCAGCCCGAGCTGTTGATGACCGTGGACAACGGCATTTCCAGCGTCGAAGGTGTGGCGGCAGCGAAAGCAGCAGGCTTGCAGGTATTGGTCACCGACCATCATTTGCCTGGTCACGAATTGCCGGCGGCCGACGCCATCGTCAACCCGAACCAGCCCGGCTGCACGTTCCCGAGCAAGTCGCTGGCCGGTGTCGGCGTGATCTTTTATGTGTTGATGGCCTTGCGCGCGCGACTGCGAGACATCGGCTGGTTCGAGGGCCGCGCTCAACCCAATCTGGGCGAGTTGCTGGATCTGGTGGCGCTGGGTAGCGTCGCTGACGTGGTGCCGCTGGATGCCAACAATCGGATTCTGGTGCACCAGGGATTGATGCGCATCCGCGCCGGGCGTGCGCGTCCGGGGTTGCGCGCCATTCTCGAAGTGGCCCGTCGCGAGGCCTCGCGGATCACCTCCACCGACCTGGGCTTCATCATCGGCCCGCGCCTGAACGCCGCCGGGCGTCTGGATGACATGAGCCTGGGCATCGAATGCCTGCTGTGTGATGACGAGACCGAGGCGCGGGAAATGGCCGTGCGCCTTGACGAGCTCAATCAGGACCGCAAATCCATCGAACAGGGCATGCAACGAGAAGCGCTGGCCCAGCTCAAGGACCTGCCGCTGGAGTCGATGCCGTTCGGGCTGTGTCTGTTCGAGCCCGAGTGGCACCAGGGCGTGATCGGCATTCTGGCCTCGCGCATGAAAGAGCGTTATCACCGCCCGACCATTGCATTCGCCAGCGCCGGCGAGGGGGTGCTGAAAGGCTCGGCGCGTTCGGTGCCGGGCTTTCACATCCGCGATGCACTCGATGCCGTGGCGGCGAGGCATCCCGAGCTGATCAGCAAGTTCGGCGGCCACGCGATGGCGGCCGGGCTGTCGCTGCCGGAGGGCAACTTCCCGGCATTTGCCGAGGCCTTCGACACCGAGGTTCGCCGCCAGCTCAAGGAAGAGGACCTGACCGGCCGGCTGTTGTCCGACGGCACCCTGGCGGTGGAAGAATTTCATCTGGAACTGGCCCGTGCCCTGCGCAACGCCGGCCCATGGGGACAGCATTTTCCCGAACCGTTGTTCCATGGCGTGTTTCAGCTGGTGGAGCAGCGAGTGGTCGGCGAGCGTCATCTGAAGATGGTACTCAAGACCGAGTGCGGCAGCGTGAAGCTTGAAGGCATCGCCTTCAGCGTCGATCGCGAGGTATGGCCCAACCCGACGGTGCGCTGGGTCGAGCTGGCGTACAAGTTGGACCTGAACGAATTTCGCGGCAACGAAACCGTGCAATTGATGGTGGTTCACCTCTCACCACGCTGA
- a CDS encoding NADH:flavin oxidoreductase/NADH oxidase, producing MSLLLEPYTLRQLTLRNRIVVSPMCQYSCAEGLANDWHLVHLGSRAVGGAGLIFTEAAAVTQDGRITPEDLGIWNDEQIAPLQRITRFIEAQGAVAGIQLSHAGRKASTWRPWVSQSGAIPADQGGWATWGPSDIAFDPSYTTPTALDEAQIQEVIKAFADGAKRALTAGFKVVEIHAAHGYLLHQFLSPLSNQRQDQYGGSFENRIRLTLEITKAVREVWPAELPVFVRVSATDWVEGGWNADETVELAKRLKELDVDLVDVSSGGTAAKAEIPVGPGYQTEFAARVRSESGIATGTVGMITEPTQADTILRTGQADLIFLARELLRDPYWPLQADEALGGRQATWPAQYQRATHRDQPIHESDLRD from the coding sequence ATGAGCCTGCTGCTTGAACCCTATACCCTTCGCCAACTGACACTGCGCAATCGCATTGTGGTTTCGCCAATGTGTCAGTACTCCTGCGCCGAGGGCCTGGCCAACGACTGGCATCTGGTCCATCTGGGCAGCCGCGCGGTTGGCGGCGCCGGGCTGATCTTTACCGAAGCGGCGGCAGTTACCCAGGACGGTCGTATCACTCCGGAAGACCTCGGCATCTGGAACGACGAGCAGATCGCACCGCTGCAACGCATTACTCGCTTCATCGAGGCGCAAGGCGCGGTGGCCGGTATTCAGCTGTCCCATGCCGGACGCAAGGCCAGCACATGGCGTCCGTGGGTGAGCCAGAGCGGCGCTATCCCTGCCGACCAGGGCGGCTGGGCGACCTGGGGTCCGTCGGACATCGCTTTCGATCCGAGTTACACCACGCCCACTGCGCTGGATGAAGCCCAGATTCAGGAGGTCATCAAAGCCTTCGCTGACGGTGCCAAACGTGCCTTGACCGCAGGTTTCAAAGTGGTCGAAATCCACGCTGCCCACGGTTATCTGCTGCATCAGTTCCTGTCGCCGCTGAGCAACCAGCGTCAGGATCAATACGGTGGCTCCTTCGAAAACCGCATTCGTCTGACCCTGGAAATCACCAAAGCCGTGCGTGAAGTCTGGCCCGCGGAGCTGCCGGTGTTCGTGCGTGTCTCGGCCACCGATTGGGTGGAGGGGGGGTGGAACGCGGATGAAACCGTCGAACTGGCCAAGCGCCTGAAAGAGTTGGACGTCGATCTGGTTGACGTGTCTTCCGGCGGTACTGCAGCCAAAGCCGAGATTCCAGTGGGCCCGGGTTATCAAACCGAGTTCGCCGCTCGAGTGCGCAGTGAATCCGGCATTGCCACCGGCACCGTGGGCATGATCACCGAACCCACCCAGGCCGACACCATTCTGCGGACGGGTCAAGCCGACCTGATTTTCCTCGCCCGTGAGCTGCTGCGCGATCCGTACTGGCCGCTGCAGGCCGACGAAGCCCTCGGTGGACGCCAGGCCACATGGCCTGCGCAATACCAGCGTGCAACGCACCGCGACCAGCCGATTCATGAGTCGGATTTGCGGGATTGA
- a CDS encoding type II toxin-antitoxin system HicB family antitoxin: MNIMNYKGYSARINYSDEDGLFVGHVAGVKGVIGFHGQSVQELRAAFEEAVDDYLDVCKRLGREPQKTYSGKLSLRLEPELHASVASQAELAHKSINQWVSDLLRQAI, from the coding sequence ATGAACATCATGAATTACAAAGGCTACTCAGCCCGGATCAATTACAGCGATGAGGACGGCCTGTTCGTAGGTCATGTAGCGGGCGTCAAAGGCGTGATTGGCTTTCACGGCCAGTCGGTACAGGAGCTTCGCGCAGCCTTCGAGGAGGCGGTAGACGATTATCTGGACGTCTGCAAACGCTTGGGGCGCGAACCTCAAAAAACCTACTCCGGGAAGCTGAGCTTACGGCTGGAACCTGAGTTGCATGCGAGCGTGGCGTCACAGGCGGAGTTGGCACACAAAAGTATCAACCAATGGGTCAGTGACCTGCTTCGGCAAGCCATCTGA
- a CDS encoding ABC transporter permease codes for MHSEKASWGLKIAAWGGLVFLHFPILIIFVYAFNTEDAAFSFPPKGFTLKWISVAFARPDVLESIKLSLQIACAATLIALMLGTLASAALYRRDFFGKDGISLMLILPIALPGIITGLALLSAFKTLGIEPGLFTIIVGHATFCVVIVYNNVIARLRRTSHSLIEASMDLGADGWQTFRYIIMPNLGSALLAGGMLAFALSFDEIIVTTFTAGHERTLPLWLLNQLSRPRDVPVTNVVAMLVMMVTMLPILGAYYLTRGGESVAGSGGK; via the coding sequence ATGCACTCTGAAAAAGCGTCGTGGGGCCTGAAGATCGCCGCCTGGGGCGGACTGGTGTTTCTGCACTTTCCGATCCTGATCATCTTCGTCTACGCCTTCAACACCGAAGACGCCGCTTTCAGTTTCCCGCCGAAAGGCTTCACCCTGAAGTGGATCAGCGTGGCGTTCGCGCGGCCTGACGTGCTGGAGTCGATCAAGCTGTCGCTGCAAATCGCCTGCGCTGCCACGCTGATCGCACTGATGCTCGGCACGCTGGCGTCGGCGGCGTTGTACAGAAGGGACTTCTTCGGCAAGGACGGCATTTCGCTGATGCTGATTCTGCCCATCGCCCTGCCCGGCATCATCACCGGGCTGGCCTTGTTGTCGGCATTCAAGACCCTGGGGATCGAGCCGGGCCTGTTCACCATCATTGTCGGCCACGCGACCTTCTGTGTGGTGATCGTCTACAACAACGTCATCGCCCGCCTGCGCCGCACGTCCCACAGCCTGATCGAAGCGTCGATGGACCTCGGCGCCGACGGCTGGCAGACATTCCGCTACATCATCATGCCCAACCTTGGCTCGGCGCTGCTGGCCGGCGGCATGCTGGCGTTTGCCCTGTCGTTCGACGAAATCATCGTCACCACCTTCACCGCCGGGCATGAGCGCACGCTGCCCCTCTGGCTGCTCAACCAACTCAGCCGCCCACGGGACGTGCCGGTGACCAATGTGGTGGCGATGCTCGTAATGATGGTGACCATGCTGCCGATCCTCGGCGCGTACTACCTGACTCGGGGCGGGGAAAGCGTGGCGGGGAGTGGGGGCAAGTGA
- a CDS encoding ABC transporter permease, with protein MVQTFTGSAPTQRQSPLRRFSGLLYRRPNLYLSLLLIPPLLWFGAIYLGSLLGLLWQGLYTFDDFSMTVTPDLTLANVGALFNPANFDVIRRTLTMAVAVSIASAVVAFPIAYYMARYTTGKTKAFFYIAVMMPMWASYIVKAYAWTLLLAKGGVAQWFVQHLGLAPVLQWLLSVPGVGGSTLSTSHLGRFLVFVYIWLPFMILPIQASLERLPPSLLHASADLGATPRQTFTHVILPMSVPGIAAGSIFTFSLTLGDFIVPQLIGPPGYFIGSMVYAQQGAIGNMPMAAAFTLVPIVLIAVYLAIVKRLGAFDAL; from the coding sequence ATGGTTCAGACGTTCACTGGCTCGGCGCCGACGCAACGGCAATCGCCACTCCGGCGTTTTTCCGGCCTGCTGTATCGACGCCCGAATCTGTACCTGTCGCTTCTGCTGATCCCGCCGCTGCTCTGGTTTGGCGCGATTTACCTCGGCTCGCTGCTGGGCCTGTTGTGGCAAGGCCTCTATACCTTCGACGACTTCAGCATGACCGTGACGCCGGACCTGACCCTGGCTAACGTCGGCGCGCTGTTCAACCCGGCCAACTTCGACGTCATCCGGCGCACCCTGACCATGGCGGTCGCGGTGTCCATCGCCAGCGCGGTCGTCGCCTTCCCCATCGCGTACTACATGGCGCGCTACACCACCGGCAAAACCAAGGCGTTTTTCTACATCGCGGTGATGATGCCGATGTGGGCCAGTTACATCGTCAAGGCATACGCATGGACACTGCTGCTCGCCAAGGGCGGCGTCGCGCAATGGTTCGTACAGCATCTGGGGTTGGCGCCGGTGTTGCAGTGGCTGTTGAGCGTGCCCGGCGTCGGCGGCAGCACGTTATCGACCTCGCACCTGGGGCGCTTTCTGGTGTTCGTCTACATTTGGCTGCCGTTCATGATCCTGCCGATTCAGGCCTCCCTCGAACGCCTGCCGCCTTCACTGCTGCACGCCTCCGCCGACCTCGGCGCCACGCCTCGGCAGACGTTCACGCACGTGATTCTGCCGATGTCGGTGCCGGGCATTGCGGCGGGCTCGATCTTCACGTTTTCGCTGACGCTGGGGGATTTCATCGTGCCGCAACTGATCGGCCCGCCGGGCTACTTCATTGGCAGCATGGTGTACGCCCAGCAAGGCGCCATCGGCAACATGCCCATGGCGGCGGCGTTCACGCTGGTGCCTATTGTGCTGATCGCGGTCTATCTCGCTATCGTCAAACGACTGGGGGCTTTCGATGCACTCTGA
- a CDS encoding ABC transporter ATP-binding protein: MTHAVQFTQVSRLFGAVKAVDRVSIDIEDGEFFSMLGPSGSGKTTCLRLIAGFEQPSAGSIRIHGQEAAGLPPYQRDVNTVFQDYALFPHMNVRDNVAYGLKVKGVGKAERIKRADEALNMVALDGYGARKPVQLSGGQRQRVALARALVNRPRVLLLDEPLGALDLKLREQMQSELKKLQRQLGITFIFVTHDQTEALSMSDRVAVFNKGRIEQVDTPRNLYMKPATTFVAEFVGTSNVVRGELAQALSGSPGAFSIRPEHIRFAEGVGASHEVQVSGVLHDVQYQGSATRYEVKLDNGQTLTVSQANDQWLDTGARYPSGQRVTVRWAREAMVALHDAPGEAH; encoded by the coding sequence ATGACTCACGCTGTCCAGTTCACTCAGGTCTCTCGGCTGTTCGGCGCGGTGAAAGCCGTGGACCGGGTGTCCATCGATATCGAGGACGGCGAGTTCTTTTCCATGCTCGGCCCCTCGGGCTCCGGCAAGACCACCTGCCTGCGCCTGATCGCCGGCTTCGAGCAACCCAGCGCCGGCTCGATCCGCATTCATGGCCAGGAAGCGGCCGGGTTGCCGCCCTATCAGCGTGACGTCAACACCGTGTTTCAGGACTACGCGTTGTTCCCGCACATGAACGTACGGGACAACGTCGCCTACGGCCTGAAAGTCAAAGGCGTCGGCAAGGCCGAACGAATCAAGCGGGCCGACGAGGCCCTGAACATGGTCGCGCTCGATGGCTATGGTGCGCGCAAACCCGTGCAACTGTCCGGCGGCCAGCGCCAGCGTGTGGCCCTGGCGCGCGCGCTGGTCAATCGGCCGCGGGTGCTCCTGCTCGACGAACCCCTCGGCGCCCTCGACCTGAAGTTGCGCGAACAAATGCAGAGCGAGCTGAAGAAACTGCAGCGCCAGCTGGGCATCACGTTCATCTTCGTCACCCACGACCAGACCGAAGCGCTGTCGATGTCGGACCGGGTCGCGGTGTTCAATAAGGGCCGTATCGAACAAGTTGATACGCCGCGCAATCTGTACATGAAACCAGCGACGACCTTTGTGGCGGAATTCGTGGGCACCTCCAACGTTGTGCGCGGCGAACTGGCCCAGGCGTTGAGCGGCAGCCCGGGCGCGTTTTCCATTCGGCCGGAGCATATTCGGTTTGCCGAGGGCGTTGGGGCGAGCCACGAGGTTCAGGTCAGCGGCGTGCTGCACGACGTTCAATATCAGGGCAGTGCCACCCGCTACGAGGTCAAACTGGACAACGGCCAGACGCTCACAGTCAGCCAGGCCAACGATCAGTGGCTGGACACCGGCGCGCGCTACCCGTCGGGGCAACGCGTTACCGTTCGCTGGGCGCGGGAGGCGATGGTTGCGCTGCATGACGCGCCGGGCGAGGCGCATTGA
- the ydcS gene encoding putative ABC transporter substrate-binding protein YdcS — protein sequence MSVHKTAILSAVISALFTSGAVQAAEALTAVGDGEGQLDIVAWPGYIERGESDKAYDWVTGFEQETGCKVNVKTAATSDEMVSLMTKGGYDLVTASGDASLRLIAGKRVQPIDPTLIPNWKTLDPRLKDGPWYTVENKTYGTPYQWGPNVLMYNTNVFKTPPVSWSVVFEPQDLPDGKTNKGRVQAYDGPIYIADAALYLKTAKPELNIVDPYQLTETQYKAVLDLLRAQQPLVHRYWHDATVQMSDVKNEGVAASSSWGYMVNGLVADKQPVASTIPQEGATGWADTTMLHAEAKHPNCAYKWMNWSLQPKVQGDVAAWFGSLPVVPEACKGNELLGAEGCETNGFDLFDKIAFWKTPQAEGGKYVPYSRWTQDYIAIMGGR from the coding sequence ATGTCCGTGCACAAGACCGCGATTCTGAGCGCCGTGATCAGCGCCCTATTCACCAGTGGTGCGGTGCAGGCCGCTGAAGCACTCACGGCAGTGGGCGATGGCGAGGGACAACTGGATATCGTGGCGTGGCCGGGGTATATCGAGCGCGGCGAAAGCGACAAGGCCTACGACTGGGTGACCGGCTTCGAACAGGAGACTGGCTGCAAGGTCAACGTCAAGACCGCCGCGACCTCCGACGAGATGGTCAGCCTGATGACCAAGGGCGGCTATGACCTGGTCACCGCCTCGGGAGACGCGTCCTTGCGCCTGATCGCCGGCAAGCGGGTGCAGCCCATCGACCCCACGCTGATCCCGAACTGGAAAACCCTCGACCCGCGCCTGAAAGACGGGCCCTGGTACACAGTCGAGAACAAAACGTACGGCACGCCCTACCAGTGGGGCCCGAACGTGCTGATGTACAACACCAACGTATTCAAGACGCCGCCGGTGAGCTGGAGCGTGGTGTTCGAGCCACAGGATTTGCCCGACGGCAAAACGAACAAGGGTCGGGTCCAGGCTTACGACGGGCCGATCTACATCGCCGACGCCGCGCTGTATCTGAAGACCGCCAAGCCGGAATTGAACATTGTCGACCCTTACCAGCTCACCGAGACCCAGTACAAAGCCGTGCTCGACCTGCTTCGCGCCCAGCAGCCGCTGGTTCATCGCTACTGGCATGACGCGACGGTGCAGATGAGCGACGTGAAAAACGAAGGCGTGGCGGCGTCCAGTTCGTGGGGTTACATGGTCAACGGGCTGGTCGCCGACAAGCAGCCCGTCGCCTCGACCATCCCCCAGGAAGGCGCCACCGGCTGGGCCGATACGACGATGTTGCACGCCGAGGCCAAACACCCCAACTGCGCCTACAAATGGATGAACTGGTCGCTGCAACCGAAAGTTCAGGGCGACGTTGCGGCCTGGTTCGGCTCCCTGCCGGTGGTGCCTGAAGCGTGCAAGGGCAACGAACTGCTGGGCGCCGAGGGCTGCGAGACCAACGGATTCGACCTGTTCGACAAGATCGCCTTCTGGAAAACACCCCAGGCCGAGGGCGGCAAATACGTGCCGTATAGCCGCTGGACTCAGGATTACATTGCGATCATGGGTGGGCGTTAG
- a CDS encoding tellurite resistance TerB family protein gives MNTRGLLDQLLKSGQDLLQNKAGAHDKSGNNGQGGLGDLLGKVSGGKLGSGMGGNLGGGLGGLLSGAGGGALAAGAMGLLMGNKGARKLGGKALTYGGLAALGVLAYKAYGNWQASQGVAQPAEPQTVDRVPPAQVEQHSEAILRALVAAAKSDGHVDERERELIEGEFTRITGDNELQQWLHAELNKPLDPADVARAARTPEIAAEMYLASVMMVDEEHFMERAYLDELAKQLKLDPALKTELEHQVRQAQP, from the coding sequence ATGAACACTCGTGGTTTACTCGATCAACTCTTGAAATCCGGCCAGGACCTGCTGCAAAACAAGGCCGGCGCCCACGACAAGAGCGGCAACAACGGGCAGGGCGGTCTAGGTGATCTGCTTGGAAAAGTCAGCGGCGGCAAGTTGGGCAGTGGCATGGGCGGGAATTTGGGCGGTGGGCTGGGCGGGCTGCTCTCCGGTGCCGGTGGCGGTGCATTGGCGGCAGGCGCGATGGGCTTGCTGATGGGCAACAAAGGCGCACGCAAGCTGGGTGGCAAAGCGCTCACCTACGGCGGGCTCGCGGCCCTGGGCGTGCTGGCCTACAAGGCCTACGGCAACTGGCAGGCGAGTCAGGGTGTGGCGCAACCGGCTGAGCCGCAAACCGTGGACCGCGTGCCCCCGGCCCAGGTCGAACAGCACAGCGAGGCCATCTTGCGGGCGCTGGTGGCAGCGGCCAAGTCGGACGGGCATGTCGACGAGCGTGAACGCGAACTCATCGAAGGCGAATTCACCCGCATCACCGGCGACAACGAACTGCAGCAATGGCTGCACGCTGAACTCAACAAACCGCTGGACCCTGCCGACGTGGCCCGCGCAGCGCGAACCCCGGAAATCGCCGCCGAGATGTACCTGGCCAGTGTGATGATGGTCGACGAAGAACACTTCATGGAGCGTGCTTACCTGGACGAACTCGCCAAGCAGTTGAAACTCGATCCGGCGCTCAAAACCGAGCTTGAGCATCAGGTTCGGCAGGCGCAGCCGTAA